Proteins from a genomic interval of Quercus lobata isolate SW786 chromosome 11, ValleyOak3.0 Primary Assembly, whole genome shotgun sequence:
- the LOC115967757 gene encoding S-protein homolog 5-like, which translates to MKIAISLMLPFSFAIALLVVYMLILQPDQLHGREYDVRVVNGFTNNDSLPLVIWCASKDSDLGGRALQEHDDFSWRLRTNLWGTTHFLCNMKWDQKRKSFDAFKVPRDIYRCGPLRKCSWLVREDGFYFSNDEVNWKREFSWY; encoded by the coding sequence ATGAAGATTGCCATCAGTCTTATGCTTCCTTTCTCCTTCGCAATTGCATTGTTGGTTGTTTACATGCTAATATTACAACCTGACCAGTTACATGGCAGGGAATATGACGTTCGTGTGGTCAATGGCTTCACAAACAACGACTCGCTTCCTTTGGTGATTTGGTGTGCATCCAAAGACAGTGATCTCGGAGGGCGTGCACTCCAAGAGCACGACGACTTCAGCTGGAGACTCAGGACCAACTTATGGGGCACCACTCATTTCTTATGCAACATGAAATGGGACCAAAAGAGGAAGAGTTTTGATGCGTTTAAGGTTCCCAGGGATATTTATCGCTGTGGTCCTCTTAGGAAGTGCTCTTGGTTGGTGAGAGAGGATGGGTTTTATTTCAGCAATGATGAAGTGAATTGGAAAAGAGAATTTTCATGGTATTAG